The following are from one region of the Biomphalaria glabrata chromosome 4, xgBioGlab47.1, whole genome shotgun sequence genome:
- the LOC106078961 gene encoding protein SAND-like translates to MATEIREAEQNASVSDSDSGQSDFIETNEIPGKSSNTLLVANDSFEDLSYAELNNTIVASPMGTINSLVKKKAKRSLSLPEREHVEDTVSESEVDDSEVETSEICDDSQVDMIEARVTELSLQETTSQTADAQIPHLMTNTDTDYVNSPEWKRQKKHIFILSESGKPIYSRHGNEDKLVTIMGVMQALVSFVADSNKDTLRSIVAGDHKFVFMTRDHLTFVGVTRGKESTQQMFLQLTYMYNQVISILTHSTLTRIFKQHRNYDLRRPLSGAEKFFDNLLNLMDVEPGLLLTSVRCLPLDSNVRDIVSQTIAQHAKVKDLVFALIIAQNQLVAVVRMKKYYLHPMDLHLILNLINASESFKAAESWTPICLPKFDAAGFLQAHVSYLDEECQTCLLLLSVDIEAFYTLSECKAKIQERLIKYNALAAINNSLKRNSYSIQQCSISDLRHFLYKSRSTAQYTSPELEAPYNTKEEKERLFGLYYYLHDRIHTSGRTLKILFHVGAYETLLGWVTTGFELYAVFGPLVTKMSAIHAVNKLLRWIKKEEDRLFILSSVTF, encoded by the exons ATGGCTACAGAAATAAGAGAGGCGGAGCAAAACGCTTCTGTTTCTGATTCAGATTCAGGACAATCAGATTTTattgaaacaaatgaaataccTGGAAAGAGTAGTAATACGTTGCTTGTGGCCAATGATTCTTTTGAAGATTTAAGCTATGCAGAACTTAATAATACTATAGTTGCTTCTCCTATGGGAACTATAAATTCCTTAGTGAAGAAAAAAGCGAAAAGATCACTTTCATTACCTGAAAGAGAACATGTTGAAGATACTGTTTCAGAGTCTGAAGTGGACGATTCTGAGGTGGAAACTTCTGAAATCTGTGATGATTCTCAAGTGGACATGATTGAG GCAAGGGTAACAGAATTATCATTACAAGAAACTACATCCCAGACAGCTGATGCTCAAATACCACATCTGATGACAAATACAGATACAGATTATGTCAACTCTCCTGAGTGGAAGAGacaaaagaaacatattttCATTTTGAGTGAGTCTGGGAAACCAATCTACAGTAG GCACGGCAATGAAGATAAGTTAGTCACTATCATGGGAGTCATGCAGGCTCTGGTTTCATTTGTAGCAGACAGCAACAAGGACACATTACGTTCCATTGTAGCTGGAGATCACAAGTTTGTCTTTATGACCCGTGACCATCTTACATTTGTTGGAGTCACAAGAGGCAAAGAATCCACTCAGCAAATGTTTCTTCAGTTGACTTACATGTACAATCAA GTTATTAGCATTCTCACTCATTCCACACTGACACGTATATTTAAGCAACATAGAAATTATGATTTAAGAAGACCTCTTAGTGGAGCCGAGAAGTTTTTTGACAACTTGTTGAATTTAATGGATGTTGAGCCAGGTTTATTACTCACATCAGTTCGATGCCTGCCTTTAGATAGCAATGTACGAGATATTGTGTCACAAACTATAGCACAACATGCCAAAGTTAAA gATTTAGTGTTTGCATTGATAATAGCACAAAATCAATTGGTTGCTGTAGTCAGAATGAAGAAATATTACCTTCATCCAATGGACCTTCACCTCATTTTAAACCTTATTAATGCATCAGAGTCATTTAAGGCAGCTGAATCCTGGACACCAATTTGTTTACCAAAATTTGATGCTGC aggATTTCTTCAAGCCCATGTTTCCTATTTGGATGAAGAATGTCAAACATGTTTATTGCTTCTCTCCGTAGACATTGAGGCATTCTATACACTATCTGAATGTAAAGCTAAAATACAAGAG AGACTAATCAAGTACAATGCTTTAGCAGCCATCAACAATTCTTTGAAGCGCAACTCCTATTCTATACAGCAGTGCAGTATCAGTGACTTAAGACATTTCTTGTACAAGTCTCGCAGCACAGCTCAGTACACAAGTCCTGAACTAGAGGCTCCATACAacacaaaagaagaaaaggaaCGTCTGTTTGGACTGTACTATTACCTTCATGACAGGATACACACTTCAGGgagaacattaaaaatattgtttcacGTTGGGGCTTATGAAACTTTATTGGGCTGG GTGACTACAGGCTTTGAGTTGTATGCTGTGTTTGGCCCTTTAGTTACAAAGATGAGTGCCATCCATGCTGTGAACAAATTGTTGAGGTGGATCAAGAAGGAGGAAGACagattatttatattaagttcTGTGACATTCTGA